A genome region from Bufo gargarizans isolate SCDJY-AF-19 chromosome 2, ASM1485885v1, whole genome shotgun sequence includes the following:
- the LOC122925501 gene encoding extracellular calcium-sensing receptor-like, producing MIELKLSSMDQVLDSSDNTPKINRADSVGVLLAALSAFLSDKLKDATCRLDSSDLHGSTLPGDTMIGLIIPLHLDKTYKQVSFTEKPPKTLCTMFQLENYQMLQTTVFALEQINNDPNLLPNMTLGLQVYDSCDAPHLDLQGTLQILTGVDWAIPNYRCLLKSTLTAVLGASHSTHSIAMAHILGLTRHPQISQFSTSPLLSDRTKFPSFFRIVPSDTFQSHGLARLVLYYGWSWVGLLSADNDYGQYGIQLVKQELIKAGACVEYIENILMSRPDRNAPHIVKVIKRSTAKVVVVFCNDVDFMPILNEWLKQNVSKKIFIASDAWSTTNIFSIKKFSELLYGTIGFAFSSGTLPGLKEFLNKVQPFLSFGGEWTKIFWEHTFNCTYVHDRDNKTSQSQPDLTVKQCTGTENLQNTQNSYTDVSSLRPSYNAYTAVHVVANALEDLRRCQEGNGPFSMSSCANKQKLTPWQLLHYMKRVKFRLNSGRELHFDENGDPPAVYDIVNWKLTAEGVLYQAKVGSYDTVSSSGEIFAINTSSILWAIEDHQVSRCSESCQPGFRKAARRGQPICCYECVPCPHGEISNQTDSVCFKCPKDEWPNSENSQCLLKTIEYLSYEDSLGTTLTAFSLGSFLVPISIMQLFIRHKKSPLVKANNYYISCLLLISLSMCFLCPLMFIGYPKPETCLLQQVTFGMTFALCISCVLAKTLIVIFAFMSTKPDLWKWTNPMVSYLVIFKGSFLQLILCIVWLSLTPPFLQHNTQSKPETIIIECNEGSSIAFWTMLGYLFLLATISFIVAFLARRLPNSFNEAQYITFSMLAFISVWVSYIPASLSAQGKYIVTMEIFAICASSWALVICMFFPKCVIILFRPEMNVREFLVRSSILKK from the exons ATGATAGAGTTGAAACTGAGCAGCATGGATCAG GTCCTAGACAGCAGTGACAACACCCCAAAAATCAACCGTGCTGACAGTGTTGGGGTGCTGTTAGCAGCACTTTCAG CTTTCCTCTCTGACAAGCTAAAAGACGCAACCTGCAGACTAGACTCCTCAGATCTACATGGAAGCACACTGCCTGGAGACACAATGATTGGACTTATCATCCCACTCCATCTAGACAAGACCTATAAACAGGTTTCTTTTACTGAGAAGCCACCTAagaccttatgtactat GTTCCAACTAGAAAATTACCAGATGCTTCAGACCACAGTGTTTGCCTTGGAACAAATCAACAATGATCCCAACCTTCTACCTAACATGACTTTAGGACTACAAGTGTACGATTCTTGTGATGCACCTCACCTAGATTTACAAGGAACATTGCAAATTTTGACCGGTGTTGACTGGGCCATACCTAACTACCGTTGTCTTCTAAAGTCTACACTGACTGCAGTTTTGGGAGCCTCTCACTCAACCCATTCAATAGCGATGGCTCATATTCTGGGGCTCACTAGACATCCACAG ATCAGCCAATTTTCCACCAGTCCTCTACTGAGTGATCGAACAAAATTTCCTTCCTTCTTCAGAATTGTTCCAAGTGATACTTTCCAGTCTCACGGGCTTGCTCGTCTTGTATTATATTACGGGTGGTCTTGGGTGGGACTGTTATCTGCAGACAATGATTATGGTCAGTATGGGATTCAGCTAGTCAAGCAAGAACTAATAAAGGCTGGTGCTTGTGTGGAGTACATCGAGAATATTCTAATGAGTCGACCAGATCGTAATGCTCCACACATAGTTAAAGTCATTAAGAGGTCAACAGCCAAAGTTGTGGTGGTTTTTTGTAATGACGTTGATTTTATGCCTATTTTAAATGAATGGTTAAAGCAGAATGTCTCAAAGAAGATTTTCATTGCCAGTGATGCATGGTCTACAACCAACATATTTTCTATTAAGAAATTTTCTGAACTTCTCTATGGCACCATTGGCTTTGCCTTTTCTAGCGGAACACTTCCTGGTTTGAAGGAATTTCTCAACAAGGTTCAACCATTTTTATCGTTTGGGGGAGAATGGACAAAGATATTTTGGGAGCATACTTTTAACTGTACGTATGTCCATGACAGAGATAACAAAACTTCACAATCACAGCCTGACCTGACAGTAAAACAATGCACCGGGACTGAAAACTTACAAAACACACAGAACAGCTACACTGACGTGTCCAGCTTAAGACCTTCGTATAATGCCTATACTGCAGTGCATGTGGTAGCAAACGCTTTGGAGGACCTTAGAAGGTGTCAAGAGGGGAATGGTCCATTTTCAATGTCAAGTTGTGCAAATAAACAGAAGCTGACGCCTTGGCag CTCTTACACTATATGAAAAGGGTAAAATTCAGACTCAACAGTGGCAGAGAACTGCATTTTGATGAAAATGGAGATCCACCCGCAGTTTATGACATAGTGAACTGGAAACTGACAGCAGAAGGTGTCTTATACCAGGCAAAGGTCGGAAGTTATGACACAGTGTCTTCCTCTGGAGAAATATTTGCCATTAACACAAGTTCTATCCTTTGGGCTATAGAAGATCATCAG GTCTCACGTTGTAGTGAAAGTTGTCAACCTGGCTTCAGGAAAGCAGCTAGGAGAGGACAACCCATCTGCTGCTATGAATGTGTCCCCTGTCCTCATGGAGAGATCTCCAATCAGACAG attcTGTTTGCTTCAAGTGTCCAAAGGATGAGTGGCCAAATTCAGAAAACTCTCAATGTCTGCTGAAAACCATAGAATATCTTTCATATGAAGATTCACTGGGAACAACACTTACTGCTTTCAGTCTTGGGTCTTTCTTAGTCCCTATTTCCATTATGCAGTTGTTTATAAGACACAAAAAATCCCCTCTAGTCAAAGCTAATAATTACTACATAAGTTGTCTTCTCTTGATATCTCTATCCATGTGTTTCCTTTGCCCTCTGATGTTTATTGGCTATCCAAAGCCTGAGACATGTCTCCTCCAACAGGTGACATTTGGTATGACTTTTGCTCTTTGCATCTCTTGTGTCTTGGCCAAGACTCTCATTGTGATCTTTGCTTTTATGTCCACCAAGCCAGATTTGTGGAAATGGACCAACCCCATGGTCTCATATTTGGTCATTTTTAAAGGGTCATTTTTGCAACTGATTTTATGTATTGTTTGGCTGTCTCTTACTCCTCCATTTCTTCAACATAATACACAGTCAAAACCTGAAACAATTATTATAGAATGTAATGAGGGTTCATCTATTGCCTTCTGGACCATGTTGGGTTAtctctttcttctggccaccatTAGTTTCATTGTAGCCTTCCTGGCTCGGAGACTTCCCAACAGCTTCAATGAAGCCCAGTACATTACATTCAGCATGTTGGCCTTCATCAGTGTCTGGGTGTCTTATATCCCAGCCTCCCTCAGTGCTCAGGGCAAATACATAGTAACTATGGAAATCTTTGCCATCTGTGCCTCCAGTTGGGCTTTGGTCATCTGTATGTTTTTTCCTAAATGTGTCATCATATTGTTCAGACCTGAGATGAATGTCAGAGAATTTCTTGTCAGAAGTTCTATTTTAAAGAAataa